In Pyrus communis chromosome 11, drPyrComm1.1, whole genome shotgun sequence, the sequence AGAATATAAAATATGTCACCTACTAtgtttgattatatttaagatcATGATTAATGCCTTAATGGTACATTAACACTTTAGCACCAAAAGAATTATGATGGCCAAGCATTTCTGCATTTGTGTTCCTTTAGTTATATGGGTAAAGTCTAATTGTTTTCATATCAGTAAATGAGTGCAGATGCTTGGCCTTTCGACATTGATAGATGAAGTTATGAAACTTGTGTGAAGTTATCAATATCGAAacaatttatttgaattaaCATTATCCTGGTTTCGTACATTGAATGCCAATTTTAGCACTTACATGGAACGTTGATGACCTGGTGCCTCCAACTGAgagatttatttttaatttcaattcgaAGGACGAGCTCAAGAAGTGGCATCTATATTCTGACTCTGAATACGGAGGTATCGATGTACATAATTTTGATGTCTCCTTTTATGAATGTATAAGAAAAATCTAAGCAGTTGGGAATTATGCTTAGCTATTTAATCTCCTTGCATATGATTAAAGTTATGATTTATAGTGGAGTTTTTCCGTGTATGAACTTCTGCTTGTATCAGTTGATGGAATTGTAGCTTCCTCTCATATAAATTGTTTTATAGGTTTCACTGCTTTTTTTGTTCACTTTCATTTTGGATGTACAGTTGTTGAGATTCTAATGTACTATCATCACCTATTTCTTTTGCAGGGTTGTCCTCGGCATCTTTAGAGATCCCAGATAATGAAAATGGACCCACTGGTAATGGATAGTGCATACCAAATATTTTCTATAGCTAGCAGCTactgatttaagctatttttccTGTAAACATAACTTTCAAACATGAAAAAGTTAAGCAAGATCTTTCAAGAAATGAAGAGCATGAAACTACGAATTAATATCAGATAAGAGCAATCATTGCACTAACTTCTGGAATTGCAAAGTTTATGAATCCATGTTATGCTACTAGCTTACCAGCTCTCATGATATCTACTGTTACCAATAGCTGATATGCACTTACCTTCTGAAACAATTCTCCTTTAAATTTTTAGGAATTTTCTCGGGTAACCTTTCGTTGGATTTCATTGAGGGTGCAAAATTGAAGATAAACAGGAGCGGTTTTTGTGGAATGCGGTCCAAAAAGGTGAGCTGTGAACAGTATACCAACATTATAGGTATGCAGATAAGAAATGAAGACAGAAGAGTTTTGCTAATGATATTTGAAATATTACTATTCTGTAGATGTTCCATACAGTGTCAAATTATTAGCTAAGTCACAGTAAAttgttgtttgttgattttaatttCGTGCATGCATGTGTTTTATTGTGGTTTTTCTTCACTTTTGATGAGTGAAGATCTTTGGTTTCCAGTTTTTGACTCCCTTGGACGTGAAAAATTTGTTACGCATATGTGCGATGACCATAAAGCAAATTTTGGGTTCAAGCTTACATCATAATGATATAGATAGAGTCCACCAAAGACAGGATATAGTAGGCACCATTTCAATCTTTATTTGTGTCTTCTGCAGTTTGACGGCTTCATTGATTTGGACCCATACGATACCATAGCACTGAAAGTTAAAGGAGATGGAAGGTGCTACATATCTACGGTGAGTATTTTCGAGGAATTGGAATGTAAGACAAGTAAATCCATACTTCTTTGTTTGTCATTTTCTAACTGATGTGGTTCTTGCATATGTAGATCTATACAGAAAATTGGGTAAATTCGCCTGGGCAAGAAGAAGATAATTCGTGGCAGGCTTTTGTCTTTGTACCAAAAGACAACTGGTACATTGCAAAGGCAAGTTCTACTTACCTCAACCTTTGGTGATTAGAAACGTGATATGATGGACCCGGCCCTCTTAGGGAGCCAAGAATTTCATGTTTCTTGGGTTTGTCTTTTGAGATCCCAAAGAAACATGAAATTCAAACCCGAAAAACATGAAATTCAATTTATCTTAGGGTACCATTCAATTCCGATATGATAACACCAGGAGAGGAAACTCCGAAAACACTGAACTAGTTTTCCATTTGTCAGTGCATCTATAAATTTGTTCCAATGGTAGAAACAGTTCAATTGCGTTCTGTTGATCATGTTTGATGTTTCAGATTCCTCTTGCTCGGTATCTACCAACATGGAGAGGAAATGTTATAGATGCAGAAATGGAAATGAATCCTTCTCGCGTCGTTGGGATGTCTCTATCGGTCAATGCAGAAGGTGGTCTCCCAGGTGCTAGAACCGGAGCGGGTGATTTCAAGCTCGAAATTGATTGGATCAAGGCGTTACGAACATAATGAGCTTGTAAAATATTTGGAGTAGGAAATTGAGTTGTATCCAAGTTTTGTTTTTATGGTAACTAAGTATTGAAAGTCTTTTTGTTTCACTGCTCCAATCGATTATTCCATCTTTTCTTGCATCATGAACATAGAATGTACAAGAAATTTTCCTCTTTTCTTCTAGAAAGTAAAGATCAAAACGTGCAGCATTGGTCTATACCGTTAACTTTCGTCGAGAATTATGTTAGAGTGAAATGGCAAAGactaaactaaaaacaaaagtcAAATTGCATGGACCAATTTAAACTGTGGGAAAAGTTCAGGGACCAAACCTAAACTAGACTGAAATCTCACGATCAATCGTGGGTTTTGTGTTCTGCAACATAATCAATGGGCCGGgttttgttaaatttagataTCTCAAGTAACGAATTATTAGTTCAATGAATAAGTCTAAACTTCGGTTAGATTTTAGCGATCAATTTAATTTTGCTAGAAAACTACAAGAAAACTACTTTTAATGTGAATCCTAGAgcatttccaatgcacatgagaCTTGAAACTCATATTTGAGTTTTTAGGTAAAGTGAGACCCAATTTCAGTTCCATTATGAGATTCTGACCTTTGGTGGAGCTCATGCAACAAGGTAAAGTTTTATTCAACCAAGAAAAATACGATTTGAGTTTTGACTTCAACTATCTCCAATGCACATACCTAAATTgataaaacccaaaatttgaattttgagtcCATTTTTTCTCCTCTAATGCAAATACTCAAAtcttaaaactcaaaatatGTTTTACGATTTGAGTCTTTGCATGGAtatgaaaactaaaatatataaattcacTACCTTTTTTGAGACCCAAATGTAAGAATTTAGGTCTAGAATTTGAGTCTTGCATTGGAGATTCTCTTAACTTTGCCtcaatgacaaagaaaactTAGGAACCGGCGTCTTTCTCTCCAAGTGAGAGTCTTTCTCCTTTATTGAGAGTATTTCTCACCTTTTTGTGTGAGGCTTTCCAATTTGAGCAAATCCAGTGCCGCCAACCCTAGCTTCGGCCGAGGTCGATCGCCATTTCCCCCAttctttccttctcttctcttttccTTGCTTCTACTGTTTTTCCCCACTTTTTATCCTTCCTCCTTGTTcatccatttttttattttcaatcatGAATATTTTTGAGATCGTGCGTAGAGCTCTGGTGTTTCCACCTACTCAGGTGTTTTCAACACCACcgccttctctttgttgtttgcCTTTATCGGCAATGCCGCTCGTGGTTTTCCATGGGCTTCATCTTGGAAGTTGGCTTCTCTCGTTTAATTGTCGGTTGTCCTTGCTTTGTGGTTGTGCTTAGGAAGCAAATCGGAGTTGGATGTTGCAATCGAAGAGGCGTTGCTTGATTACAGGCAAGGATTTGGACGGATCAGGAAATTCTGTGGCGACGACGATAGCAGTAGAAACTTGGTTTCTGTTGCTTCATTTTGATGTGTGGGCCTAACTGTTGGTTGCCccgtttgtgtgtttgttttgggccatttttgtttgtttgtatgttAGTTTTGGGGCTTTAGTTTGCTTGTATGTATGTTTACAGTTATTAGTAAGAAGTaactttttaccaaaaaaaaaaaaaaaaaagaagtataaTAAACATATAGTAAACTTTTGATTTCCCCCATGaacattttaattgaaaaattaaggacttaaactaatttttttggccaATTTGCCCCCTgctgttaatttttcattcattccatccaAATTTCTATTAAATAGAAGCAGGTGCACAACATGTAGGAGTAGTTTGGTCGcttcattctttaaaataattgaaaaccttagatttctaaaatataaaccTATGCAAATATGTGTGATTCTATAGCTTTTGTGTCTGAATGTCTAGTGAAGTGACGCTTTTGTCCACAAATGAGAGTTACGCGGTTTGCACATGATAAGAGTTTAcattaattttgatgaaatatatgaaaaactaacggtagggggaaatcggccaaaaaaaatagtttaagtccataattttccaatttaAAAGTTCAGGGGGAAATCGAAAGTTGGGTGATAATTCAGGGGTAAATCGGCAGTTTACTAAATAAACATATGAAAATGCGTGGCCAGCCAGGCCTTTCATGCAATACCAGGAGGATCCTCGCCAAATCCTTTTTGTGATGATTCTGTAGATCCTTCAATTATAtttgttcatcatatatcgtgtggtcagaaattattataattttttttatttaaaattaaatataaatagtatttgataaaaattgaccgcatgatatacgataaacgaatatAATTAGAAGATCTTTGAGAtcatcacaaagaggatccgatgAAGATCCTCTCTCATGCAATACCTACTTTGATTTTGTAAGAAAAAGTAAAGCAGTCATAATTTAAGATATGGAAAATGCATGGCAACCCTTTCTTCTTTTCGTCTGGGGGAATTTGGAACCAACATATCGGACAGAAACGTAAAAATCTTTCTGTGCATGACATTGACAGCCTTTGTATTGGTCATAACGTTGAAAACATTTGTATCTGGGATAGAGTCTTCCTAGGGAGGCACACTATgcgattttattttattgtatagGTCTGGGTGTTTCCGCGTTTTTCACTTAGcttaatgaagttttttttcctagcaaaaaaataataatgaaatctttttctttttctttcaagtgatacttttttcttttatatactATTGATCCAGTTTGTTATTTAGTGGAGTATAATctaaaatctaacatttaatttgACTACAAACAATATTCTAAACTAAGAAGATGAGTAAGAGTTTAAATTCGGAGCACAGTAGGTCAAAAAAGAATACCTCATCTATTACGACAATCAATTACTTACAAAATCACATGTTTATAAGTTGAAAGATATACTATTAGATCGTAACACGCTAATGATTGCTCAAGTGTTACTTTTAAttctatttgttttgttttgttctgatcttcttttttgtttttttggtctGAAAAGTATATTTCATTAATTCGATAGAAGGTTACAGGCCAACACAAAGGCAAAATACACATATGCATTGGGGTAAAACATATACATAAAAACTCACCCCAATTAAataaactaaaacgaaaacccAAATCTCTAATCTCCAACTGCAAAAAGCAGCGTCTTCCGCCATCATCGCCACAAAAGTCTTGCCAGCAGCTACAAAAAAAGCAACACTAGAGAAAACGACTGAGTGATGAAAACAACCAAGACATCGCAACACAAAAGTAACAAACCCGTAACTAAAAGCACACCACATCCAAATTTCTTCACCAAACCCGCCACTAAATTGGTTCATTATTTCACCTCGTAGCACTCACAATCTTATtccaattatttaatttatccAATCTTGGATGGGGTGTATGgacttctcacacactctctTAATTTCTAACCATAGGATCGAACGAattaaagaatatcaaatgacaaaaattaataaaaagtgtgtgaaaagtaaaaaagaagtGTGTAGATATTACATCTCATCTTGAATTCTTGATACATAAACTGATGACCAGGAAATTCCAAATCAACTTTCCAAGACCTTGCCTTTGGGACCACATGATGCCCTTAAAgagaaagggatcctctccggatcccttccactaAGTTTACATATccagatcattgaaatttgatccaacgactaaaattattataacttttaaaggggtcCCTTATTTGTagttgttgaatcaaatttcaatgatccaaattgATAGACTTGGTGGAAGGGATTCGGAGAGGGACCtgaattgtctgccctccccatCTCATACCCTTCCCATCCCCACTCTTATTTCtgtggttacggttaagccatatttacattttataattccattgctttttgtcttattatttctataaaaaatcaatataaaatgttgacgtggtttaatcgTGACCACATAAAATAGGAGAAGATGAAAAGGGTATGGAACGTGGAGGGCAAACaactattttatatatttatttatatatagacATATAgaattctatatatatatatatacaaattctCATGGAGCAGAGATGTTGCACACAAACTTTGACATGATTCTAGACCAATGCCTATCCAAGTCTGTTAAATAATTGTAGTTTAAGGTTTTAAGCCAATCAAACAACCTCATTTATTTGATAAACATCAAACACTGCTGTTaggtttagattttttttttttttagtagataCCGTTGAATCTCAATTCCTTGAACCAAAGGAAACATCGTAGCAAATAAAAAGATGTGAGAGAAAACAAACAATGCAAACTGAAACGATTTCTAGAAGATGGCAATACCAGTTTTTCTAAAACTTATCAAGACTCAAGTCTTTGGACAGCAACTTTTAGGGTTTGAGTAGACTATCATCTCACGTTTTGTACTAATATAAAGTTACgtaaagaaaaatttatataaGTAAAGCACCATTGAATGTTTTGTGCTAATGATACATTGTATGTCTTGTATTAATAAAACGTCGACGTCATCTATTATTTTGTAACGTCAAGATAATAGTATACTCGTGTCATTAAGGTCACTCTTTCTTTAGTAAAATTGATACTATCCGCGTAACACTTTTTACGTTACACTTACATGTCTCAATTGTCAATGGACTAAGATTATCTCTTCTCGTCTTTCCATCCCTTTCCATacctcctctcacattctctattttgcctttctctttttataaaaaattaataaaaaatattgacgTAATTCAACACAATGAGAAATTCTACACCCATCATCAATTTGTACCACATCTATGTAAAGGTAGAGCCTACAAGACACGTGACTCAGCTCTATTACAAGTTTACAAGGATGGTACAAATGTTGGTAAATGGACagtaaaaatagaatttttattACAAAGTTGGGTCAGATGCAGTCTCTGACTCTCTGTCTCTCAGAAGAAGAGAAAtggaaaaagtttgaaaattttagcagagagagaggagagctCTTGGCCTTCAGAATTCTTGGTTCATCAGTCATCGTCCTCCATTTTCATCAAAGCAGCAGAGCTCTCAGATCTCACTGCAATGAGCAGCAAATCAAGCTCCGTCG encodes:
- the LOC137707592 gene encoding probable complex I intermediate-associated protein 30, encoding MSRFRGILQASLNATKKALTWNVDDLVPPTERFIFNFNSKDELKKWHLYSDSEYGGLSSASLEIPDNENGPTGIFSGNLSLDFIEGAKLKINRSGFCGMRSKKFDGFIDLDPYDTIALKVKGDGRCYISTIYTENWVNSPGQEEDNSWQAFVFVPKDNWYIAKIPLARYLPTWRGNVIDAEMEMNPSRVVGMSLSVNAEGGLPGARTGAGDFKLEIDWIKALRT